TCAGCATGCGGCATGATCATACCGGTGATGAACAGCGTAAGAATTGAGTGAAGTTTTGCGATGCCGGAGTCAAACTTTCAATGAGTTTTTTATTATATGAATATTTCTGCGTAGCTTTTGCATCTGAATAGTTATGTTCCATTGTATCTTTACCATCAACTATAAAAACACATCACACTATGGCCAAAGCAAAGAAAAAGTCAGCAAAAAAAGCTGCTCCCAAAAAAGCAGTAAAAAAAGCAGCTCCCAAGAAGGCTGCAAAGAAAGCCGCTCCTAAGAAAGCAGCAAAAAAAGCAGCTCCTAAAAAAGCAGCAAAGAAAGCAGCTCCCAAAAAAGCAGCAAAGAAAGCAGCTCCTAAAAAAGCCGCTAAAAAAGCAGCTCCTAAAAAAGCAGCGAAGAAAGCAGCTCCTAAGAAAGCAGCAAAAAAAGCAGCTCCCAAAAAAGCAGCAAAGAAAGCAGCTCCTAAGAAAGCCGCTAAAAAAGCAGCGCCTAAGAAAGCAGCTCCTGCTAAGAAGGCCGCTAAGAAACCAGCGCCAAGACCAAGAAAGAAAGCAGCTCCAGCTCCCGCTCCTGAAGAAACACCAGTGGTGTTACCAGTTGCTGACGAACAAGCATCGCTTGATTTCGGATACTCTTCTGAAGAGTCCAACTCTGGCGGCGACGACGATAACAACTAAGAAAGTTATTGTCCTGCAAAAAATACAGAAGCCTTCCCGTGAAGCAATAACGGTAAGGCTTTTTTGTTGCCCTGAATGCTGGCATAAGCGCATAAAAAAACCACAGCAAATGCTGTGGTTTTAATTTCTTTATAACTGGTATTATTAAGCGAGTTTTTCTACCTGCATATAGTTGAGCTCTACCGGTGTGGAGCGACCGAAGATCTTTACAGTCACTTTCAGCTTTTTCTTTTCGTCGTTCACCTCTTCGATGATACCGTTGAAATCGTTGAAAGGTCCTTCGATGATCTTGATGGTTTCGCCCACGATGAAAGGCTCGATCATACTCACGCCGCCCACTTCAGCCATTTCATCCATTTTGCCGAGCATCTTGTTCACTTCGGCTTTCCTGAGTGCAATGGGATTGTCCTTCCCCAGGAAGTGAATTACGTTGGTAGTATTGATAACAGCGTCACGGAGATCATCGGAAAGCTTTCCATCCAGTACTTCGATCATTACGTAGCCGGGATAATAGTTCCTTTCACGCATCACCTTTTTACCGTTCTGTACTTTATAAACCTTCTCCACTGGCAGAAAAACCTGTTTCACTACCTCGCCCCATCCCCCACGGGAAATTTCTTTATCGAGGTACTCCTTTACCTTACGCTCCTTGCCGCTCACCACGCGCAGCACATACCATTTGGTTTCCTGTTGTTGAGTAGTCTGATTTTCCATTAGTAAAATAATGAATAGATGAAATTAAGCCCGGATTGAGCTACGATGTCCATCACCCATACCATGGCGGTGATCACCAGCGTAGCTACGAGGACGATCACAGTGGATTGCTGCAATTGAGTCCAGGTGGGCCAACTTACTTTTTCAAGCAGCTCTTTGTAAGACTCCCTGAAGTAGGTGGTAACTTTATTCATAACACATTGTGTTTGCACGGGCACTAGGATTCGAACCCAGATCAAAGGTTTTGGAGACCTCTATTCTACCATTGAACTATGCCCGTATAAAAGCCATTAGTGATGGCTGACAGCTTAGCAAATATAAGAAATCCGCGCTAATAGCTATCAGCAAACGCTAATGGCTTTTTATTGAGATTCAACTTATTTAATGATCTCGGTAACCTGACCCGCACCTACGGTACGACCACCTTCACGGATAGCGAATTTCAGACCTTTCTCCATCGCGATGGGTTGGATCAGTTTCACTGTCAGGTTAGTGTTATCACCAGGCATCACCATTTCAGTACCTGCTGGCAGTTCGCACTCACCAGTTACGTCAGTTGTACGGAAATAGAACTGAGGACGGTATTTGTTGAAGAATGGAGTGTGACGACCCCCTTCTTCTTTGCTCAGTACGTATACTTCACCTTTGAAATCAGTGTGAGGAGTGATAGATCCTGGTTTGCACAGTACCATACCACGACGAACCTGAGCTTTATCGATACCACGGAGGAGCAGACCAGCGTTGTCTCCAGCTTCACCGGAATCCAACAGTTTGCGGAACATTTCCACACCTGTTACAGTTGAAGCCAGGGGAGCTTCCATCAGACCTACGATCTCGATAGCCTCACCAACTTTGATACGACCTCTCTCGATACGACCGGTAGCAACAGTACCACGACCAGTGATAGAGAATACGTCTTCAACAGACATCAGGAATGGCATATCAACAGGACGGGGAGGAAGAGGAATGTACTCATCAACCGCGGCCATCAGTTCTTCAACTGCAGCAACCCATTTAGCTTCACCAGCCAGGGCACCAGTTGCAGAACCTTTAATGATAGGAGTGTTGTCACCGTCGAAGCCATAAGAGCTCAGCAACTCACGGATTTCCATTTCCACCAGATCCAGCAGCTCAGGGTCATCAACCAGGTCAACTTTATTCATGAATACCACAATACGGGGAACACCTACCTGGCGAGCCAGAAGAATGTGTTCTTTTGTTTGAGGCATAGGTCCGTCTGTAGAAGCCACAACCAGAATAGCGCCGTCCATCTGAGCAGCACCAGTGATCATATTCTTCACATAGTCAGCGTGACCAGGGCAGTCAACGTGAGCATAGTGACGGTTAGCCGTCTGATACTCCACGTGTGCAGTATTGATGGTGATACCACGCTCTTTTTCTTCAGGAGCGCCATCGATTTCATCATACTTTTTTGCCTGAGCCAGACCTTTCTGTGCCAGAATGGTGGTAATGGCTGCAGTTAATGTTGTTTTACCGTGGTCAACGTGACCGATTGTACCAACGTTAACGTGAGGTTTGTCCCTCTTAAAAGTCTCTTTTGACATCGTTATCTGTTTTTAGTTGTGGTTTTACAAATATTTATCTCAATTTTTTCCTTTGTTTCCCGCCATCCGCTTCACGGACCAGCTTTTCAGGGAATCAGAGGATTATCATGTAGTCAGCGACTAACTTTCAGCACCTGTTTTTCAGTCATCTCACAATCGCTGATCTCAACCGATCCAAAAATTGTTGAGCCGTTAGTGAGAATCGAACTCACGACCTCTTCCCTACCAAGGAAGTGCTCTACCACTGAGCTACAACGGCTGATGACTCAGTTGGCATTCTTAACCTTGCAGAGGCCGGATGATCGCATCAACCAGCGCAGGACTGCAACCTGCGAACTGAAAAAAGAGCGGGAGACGAGGCTCGAACTCGCCACCTATAGCTTGGAAGGCTATCGCTCTACCAAATGAGCTACTCCCGCTTATGAACAAAGATCTTCTTAAATACTGAAACCGACTTCAAAATCATTTCTGAAACCGGTTGGTGGGCAGGAGAGGATTCGAACCTCTGAAGTCGAAAGACAGCGGATTTACAGTCCGCCCCATTTGGCCGCTCTGGAACCTGCCCGGATTAGTATTACTACCATCCTTTGAGCCACTTGTCGGAATCGAACCAACGACCTACTGATTACAAATCAGTTGCTCTACCAGCTGAGCTAAAGTGGCATATCCAATCTTATAATGATCTGATGCTTTTCCTTTCTTTCTGATGAATTCCTTCCCGGCAACTACCAGGTCAAACCCTGTAAAGTATTCTGAAATTCAACGCTATAAAGAACTTCCCATCCAATCTCACTAGTTTCTCTTATTTTTTGGGAAGGCAAAGGTAACTGAATTTGTGAAATCCCAAAACTTTGAAGAAGATTTTTTTTGCTTGTTTTCAAGGTGTTGCATTCACTGCTACCCGCCGGAGCGGCTGCAAAGGAAGGGAAAAGTAAATTCTCTACAAAAAATTGATGCAAAAAAAGTTAAGCATCAGATGGTTATTCCGCTGA
This portion of the Pseudobacter ginsenosidimutans genome encodes:
- the nusG gene encoding transcription termination/antitermination protein NusG, with the protein product MENQTTQQQETKWYVLRVVSGKERKVKEYLDKEISRGGWGEVVKQVFLPVEKVYKVQNGKKVMRERNYYPGYVMIEVLDGKLSDDLRDAVINTTNVIHFLGKDNPIALRKAEVNKMLGKMDEMAEVGGVSMIEPFIVGETIKIIEGPFNDFNGIIEEVNDEKKKLKVTVKIFGRSTPVELNYMQVEKLA
- the secE gene encoding preprotein translocase subunit SecE, translated to MNKVTTYFRESYKELLEKVSWPTWTQLQQSTVIVLVATLVITAMVWVMDIVAQSGLNFIYSLFY
- the tuf gene encoding elongation factor Tu; protein product: MSKETFKRDKPHVNVGTIGHVDHGKTTLTAAITTILAQKGLAQAKKYDEIDGAPEEKERGITINTAHVEYQTANRHYAHVDCPGHADYVKNMITGAAQMDGAILVVASTDGPMPQTKEHILLARQVGVPRIVVFMNKVDLVDDPELLDLVEMEIRELLSSYGFDGDNTPIIKGSATGALAGEAKWVAAVEELMAAVDEYIPLPPRPVDMPFLMSVEDVFSITGRGTVATGRIERGRIKVGEAIEIVGLMEAPLASTVTGVEMFRKLLDSGEAGDNAGLLLRGIDKAQVRRGMVLCKPGSITPHTDFKGEVYVLSKEEGGRHTPFFNKYRPQFYFRTTDVTGECELPAGTEMVMPGDNTNLTVKLIQPIAMEKGLKFAIREGGRTVGAGQVTEIIK